A genomic region of Thalassoglobus sp. JC818 contains the following coding sequences:
- a CDS encoding helix-turn-helix domain-containing protein — protein sequence MSETTPYFGPQFSSAQAAKKIGVSLRTFRKILAAGEIECFNVGRGNERPRYKFSQAQIDAYLQQRAIKRVERIKVKGKKAQRDKAKFLASLKKPRQKLDINNLAGATISTGWKFKEGSGPEGRIDSS from the coding sequence ATGAGCGAAACAACCCCATATTTCGGCCCCCAATTCAGTTCAGCACAAGCCGCGAAGAAGATCGGCGTTTCACTTCGTACATTTCGGAAAATCTTGGCCGCTGGTGAGATCGAGTGTTTCAATGTTGGCCGGGGGAATGAGAGACCAAGGTACAAATTCAGCCAAGCACAGATTGACGCATACTTGCAACAACGAGCAATCAAGCGAGTTGAGCGAATCAAAGTCAAAGGGAAAAAGGCACAACGCGACAAGGCGAAGTTTCTGGCATCACTGAAGAAGCCGCGTCAGAAACTCGACATCAACAACTTGGCAGGGGCGACCATTTCAACAGGCTGGAAATTCAAAGAAGGTTCTGGCCCCGAAGGAAGGATTGACAGTAGTTAA
- the rlmJ gene encoding 23S rRNA (adenine(2030)-N(6))-methyltransferase RlmJ, producing MEQTVIVEWTFTPDDFFEEPFTIEFDRCKLEIESSKVSTNIQPSEFTEALKHSLHRNLHDHFRGVMLASHKEFELSQPLVSRLHDDGHRVVELSGTCVIKSGGSVDCIVTNGDGVVIRDTRAERIAKKQKTATRIAGSIQSDVLVPVLVASYEAAVRDPDNELIHLYEIREALKKQFNNEGNLRTKLGITKSDWSDFGRLANDEPVKQGRHRGSHLGNLRGANEEELTSARNFSFSLIEAYLNYLDRQEAEHHGDRLSQPEVRYDHSKKIGNQGDVIKHACWVSLLVYALNQNPDGIVADIHAGRREYELPQTGEWKNGIGKLAELIHEHSPLSSVLESYAGKFIAKDLAAGSRYFGSCGISQELIRNAGTNAQLWLCDTNEEVTKALIESFAGSSNVSVRNTDGYSLCMELDTNVTAVLIDPPSIETEQTVAAIEHLNKYQIQFLCWMPRTSKYDRKEKRATEAGTSLDFITRCRGVATVHTVQWYKFGHRTPGCTLAVSKHHPDTIKPVLSELCNILGWSLNGSTYENGTKS from the coding sequence ATGGAACAAACGGTTATTGTTGAATGGACATTCACGCCTGATGATTTCTTCGAGGAACCATTCACGATTGAATTCGATCGTTGCAAATTGGAAATCGAAAGCAGCAAAGTATCAACGAACATTCAACCAAGCGAATTCACGGAAGCTTTGAAGCATTCTCTGCATCGAAACTTGCATGATCATTTTCGCGGCGTCATGCTGGCATCCCACAAAGAGTTTGAATTGAGTCAGCCCTTGGTGTCGCGACTTCACGACGATGGGCATCGAGTCGTTGAATTGTCGGGTACTTGCGTCATCAAATCTGGTGGTAGTGTCGACTGCATCGTGACGAATGGGGATGGAGTTGTCATCCGTGACACTCGTGCTGAACGAATCGCAAAGAAGCAGAAGACGGCAACGAGAATTGCAGGCTCAATCCAGTCTGATGTTTTGGTTCCTGTTCTTGTTGCGAGTTATGAAGCTGCCGTTCGCGACCCCGACAACGAACTCATCCATCTTTATGAAATTCGAGAAGCGTTGAAAAAACAGTTCAACAACGAGGGCAACTTGCGAACAAAGTTAGGGATCACAAAATCTGATTGGAGCGACTTTGGGAGACTAGCGAACGATGAACCGGTCAAGCAAGGACGCCATCGTGGAAGTCATTTAGGCAATTTGCGTGGTGCCAATGAAGAAGAGTTGACGTCAGCACGCAACTTTTCATTTTCACTTATTGAAGCATACTTGAATTACTTGGACCGCCAAGAAGCTGAACACCATGGAGATAGATTGAGTCAACCAGAAGTTCGATATGATCATTCAAAAAAAATCGGTAACCAAGGGGATGTTATTAAACATGCGTGCTGGGTCTCGCTTCTCGTATATGCACTCAATCAAAACCCTGATGGCATTGTTGCTGACATCCATGCTGGCCGACGGGAGTACGAACTACCCCAAACTGGCGAATGGAAAAATGGAATTGGCAAACTAGCTGAATTGATTCATGAGCACTCACCATTGTCATCAGTTCTTGAATCTTATGCAGGAAAATTCATTGCCAAAGACTTGGCCGCAGGCAGTCGTTACTTCGGATCATGTGGAATCAGTCAAGAATTGATTCGCAATGCAGGCACGAACGCACAACTCTGGTTGTGTGACACAAATGAAGAAGTGACAAAAGCATTGATTGAATCATTTGCAGGCTCTAGCAATGTTTCCGTACGAAACACTGATGGCTACTCACTCTGCATGGAACTTGACACCAATGTTACCGCTGTGCTGATCGACCCACCGTCAATTGAGACAGAACAAACGGTTGCAGCGATCGAACATCTGAACAAATACCAGATACAATTTTTGTGTTGGATGCCACGTACATCCAAGTATGACAGGAAAGAGAAGAGAGCTACCGAAGCGGGCACTTCACTTGACTTCATTACACGTTGCAGGGGAGTCGCAACCGTCCACACAGTCCAGTGGTATAAGTTCGGTCATCGAACCCCCGGATGCACCCTTGCCGTTTCGAAACACCATCCAGATACAATCAAGCCAGTGTTGAGCGAACTATGCAACATTCTTGGTTGGAGCCTGAATGGCTCAACTTACGAGAATGGGACGAAGTCTTGA